A genomic segment from Spinacia oleracea cultivar Varoflay chromosome 3, BTI_SOV_V1, whole genome shotgun sequence encodes:
- the LOC110799063 gene encoding purple acid phosphatase 23, with the protein MHNQLLVFAKLLLWAFNFLISLAAMGAIPTTLEGPFEPKTRRFDPSMRRGSIDLPMHDPRVRRNVTGNFPEQISLALSSHTSMWVSWVTGEAQIGTNVTELDPSSVGSEVWCGKESGNYTITKIGVSTVYSQLYPYEGLLNYTSGIIHHVRLEGLEPGTRYYYKCGDTSTPAMSVEHTFETLPLPGPNAYPRRIAVIGDLGLTHNSTTTINHVTLNDPSLILMVGDLTYANQYRTTGGEGASCFSCAFPEAPIRESYQPRWDGWGRFMEPLISKVPMMVIQGNHEIEPQAAGVTFKSYLTRFAVPSEESGSKSNFYYSFDAGGIHVIMLGAYEDYDTTSAQYAWLVKDLEKVNRDVTPWLVAAWHPPWYNSYSSHYQEFECMRQELEALLYQYGVDIVFSGHVHAYERMNRVYNYTLNPCGSVYITVGDGGNIEKVDVDHADDSGKCPKPMDNVPEIGPVCHLNFTSGPAKGKFCWDRQPEWSAFRESSFGHGILEVLNSTHALWTWHRNQDVFRDDVRGDRLYIVRQPELCTPVGQVIP; encoded by the exons ATGCACAACCAGTTGTTAGTGTTCGCCAAATTATTGCTATGGgccttcaatttcttgatcAGTTTAGCTGCAATGGGAGCTATACCCACTACTCTTGAAGGCCCTTTCGAGCCCAAAACTCGTCGTTTTGATCCGTCGATGCGGCGTGGCAGCATTGATTTGCCAATGCATGATCCAAGAGTAAGGAGAAATGTAACTGGGAATTTCCCAGAACAAATTTCACTTGCACTTTCTTCACATACTTCAATGTGGGTCTCTTGGGTTACTG gGGAAGCTCAGATTGGTACTAATGTGACAGAATTAGACCCATCAAGTGTTGGCAGTGAAGTTTGGTGTGGGAAAGAGAGTGGGAATtatacaattacgaaaattgggGTTTCTACGGTTTACAGCCAGTTGTACCCTTATGAAGGCCTCTTGAATTATACTTCTGGCATCATTCATCATGTTAGACTTGAAG GTCTTGAACCTGGAACAAGATACTATTACAAGTGTGGGGATACTTCCACCCCTGCAATGAGTGTGGAGCATACCTTTGAAACTCTACCTTTACCTGGACCTAATGCTTATCCTCGACGTATAGCTGTCATTGGAGATTTGGGTCTGACTCACAATTCTACGACAACTATTAATCATGTTACTCTGAATGATCCATCACTAATACTGATGGTTGGTGACTTGACTTATGCAAATCAGTATCGCACAACTGGTGGGGAAGGAGCTTCATGCTTTTCCTGTGCATTTCCTGAAGCACCCATCAGAGAGTCATATCAACCGAGGTGGGATGGCTGGGGAAG GTTTATGGAGCCTCTGATATCTAAAGTCCCAATGATGGTTATTCAAGGCAATCATGAGATAGAGCCTCAAGCTGCCGGGGTAACATTTAAATCATATCTCACAAGGTTTGCTGTCCCTTCAGAGGAAAGTGGCTCAAAATCTAATTTCTACTATTCTTTTGACGCTGGAGGTATACATGTCATCATGTTGGGAGCTTATGAGGACTACGATACGACAA GTGCTCAGTATGCTTGGCTTGTGAAGGACCTAGAAAAAGTCAACCGGGATGTAACTCCTTGGTTGGTTGCTGCATGGCATCCTCCTTGGTATAACAGCTATTCATCGCACTATCAGGAATTTGAGTGCATGAGACAAGAATTGGAAGCACTCCTCTACCAGTATGGAGTTGACATTGTTTTTTCTGGTCAT GTTCATGCATATGAGCGGATGAATCGTGTTTATAATTACACATTGAACCCATGTGGTTCTGTTTACATTACAGTTGGAGACGGTGGGAATATCGAAAAAGTTGATGTTGATCATGCTGATGACTCAGGGAAGTGTCCAAAGCCTATGGACAATGTGCCTGAAATTGGACCTGTGTGCCACTTAAATTTTACTTCAGGTCCTGCTAAAGGAAAGTTTTGCTGGGATAGACAGCCTGAGTGGAGTGCATTCAGGGAGAGCAGCTTTGGACATGGAATACTTGAG GTTTTGAATTCTACACATGCATTGTGGACTTGGCACAGGAATCAGGATGTCTTCAGAGATGATGTACGAGGTGATCGATTATATATTGTCCGGCAGCCAGAGTTGTGCACCCCTGTTGGACAAGTAATTCCTTAA